The sequence CCAAAATCCCTTTGTCCTAATTCATAAAGAGCCAGTATATCTTCATTAGGTTTGGTTTTGCTCACAGCCACTAATGTTGTGTCTGTGAGCAAAAATTGATCAATAATTTCTTTGTATGCAACTGTGTTTACTGGCATTGATACATTACTATTAATCGCCAAATTATTTTAAAATACTTCTACTGATTACAATTCTCTGTACTTCACTGGTACCTTCATAAATCTGGGTGATTTTAGCATCTCGCATCAATCGCTCCACATGGTATTCTTTTACAAATCCATATCCTCCGTGAATCTGAACTGCTTCAGTGGTAACCCACATAGCTGCTTCACTGGCATAAACTTTTGCCATAGATGAACTTAATGTATAGTCTAAGCCATTGTCTTTTTCCCAAGCTGCTTTTAAGCAAAGCAAACGGGCGGCTTCAATTTTGGTAGCCATATCAGCCAGTTTAAACTGGATGGCCTGATGGTGCATGATTTCTTTACCAAAAGCTTTTCTTTGTTTACTGTAAGCCAATGCCAGTTCATAAGCACCGCTGGCAATTCCCAATGCCTGAGAAGCAATTCCGATTCGTCCACCGGCCAATGTTTTCATAGCAAATTTGAATCCGAATCCATCTTCACCAATGCGGTTTTCCTTTGGCACTTTAACATCGTTGAAAAGGATGGTATGTGTATCACTACCTCTGATTCCTAGTTTATTTTCCTTAGCGGCAACTGTTACGCCTGGCCAGCTTTTTTCTACAATAAATGCATTGATGCCTTTGCTACCTTTTGCAGGGTCTGTTTGTGCAATAACTAAATAAACCGATGCGCTGGAACCATTGGTAATCCAGTTCTTGGTACCATTCAATAAATAATGGTCACCTTTGTCTTCT is a genomic window of Sediminibacterium sp. TEGAF015 containing:
- a CDS encoding acyl-CoA dehydrogenase, which encodes MQFQLSEEHLMIQKAARDFAQNECKPGVIERDEHQKYPYDQVMKLAELGFMGMMVSPDYGGAGMDTLSYVLAMEEISKVDASTSVSMSVNNSLVCWGLETFGNEEQKKKYLTPLAQGRKDNALYIGAFLLSEPEAGSDATSQQTTAEDKGDHYLLNGTKNWITNGSSASVYLVIAQTDPAKGSKGINAFIVEKSWPGVTVAAKENKLGIRGSDTHTILFNDVKVPKENRIGEDGFGFKFAMKTLAGGRIGIASQALGIASGAYELALAYSKQRKAFGKEIMHHQAIQFKLADMATKIEAARLLCLKAAWEKDNGLDYTLSSSMAKVYASEAAMWVTTEAVQIHGGYGFVKEYHVERLMRDAKITQIYEGTSEVQRIVISRSILK